GTCCCATCCAGATTTTGTAGGTTGGAACAACTAGCATGGAATAAATTTGGTGTCTTATCTGTATTACACAGTCGTAAGTGGCAAAGGCAGGATAAACCCAAGCCCTTGCTCTCAATATATTTACTCACAGAGTTAATTCTGGGTGTAATGAGgcagtatttaaaatatgagttATGGAGTTATTGTTTAGTGGATGGCAACACACCCAGGACTACTGCTGCTGGTGCTGCAGCTTTCATCATCCTTATCTTCAAAGGAGAAGCGTGAAGGAGACGGAAAGGGGATATAGGGAAGCCACAAACTCCCTCATCTGTACCCTTGCGTCTGAGGTCAGCCTTTATGTACTTATGGCACACAGACAACAGCTATGCAGGGCATTCCGTCTGTCTCTAAAATGGACAGTATGATCTAGAGATTGGGGGCATCAGTTGAATTTCAGGCACTGCATTGGGTGAAAACACCCAAGACCTGAAAGTCCTCAAAGAGTTTTGTTCATCCCCTGAGGATATTGGTCACTTTGCACTGTTTCTAGGACCTTTCCCCTCATGCTGGAAAGAGCAGGTTGAGACCTAGCCTCTTAACAGCAACTGCTGGCAATTCCTGCTCCAGACCCAGGGCTGTAATAGTGTTGACAAGCTCTTAACAACTTCCTCCAGGAGTGGTAGAGCTCCACTCTCCCCACAAAACCCAGAAGGTTTAAATGATATTTAGCactcatattattttattaattgtcTGCAATGTGCTCTTGTTTCTTAtagagttaagaaaaaaatactttggggtgtgtgtgcgtgtgaacCTATCTAAAATTAACTCAGAAAGACCTGGTGAACATGAAAGGagtattaaaatggaaatactcttTTCTTGTAAACACAGTCTTACTAAATGAGTCTCAGCTAAGCTAGTGTCTACCCTAACAAACTTCTAAAATAGCTACCAATTTGAGTAGTAGATACTGTCACCACAAAAGATGCAAAGaattttttatgttatattttcacAATCaagtggtaaatattttagaaaaggtGATTTGGATCATGTAAAGGAATATAGACAGCTCACTGCATACATGTGCCTTTGTTCTCCTACGTCATATGCTTTGTTGTCAAATAAAACTCATAGTGATTTTTTAACCTTCTACTCTGAGTGTCATCCCGATCTGCCTCACCCATTTTCCCTATCTCCCACAATATGGATAGTGTCCAGGATTCCCCCAGGAAGTCTGCCCAGCTGAGCCTTAGCCAGCAAATGAACAGCTCTGAGACTTGATATCTTCATCTGGAAATCCCTCACAGGGAGACTGTAGTTATTCAATAAGACAACACGTAAAAGGCTCTGGTACTGTGTCCTTTACTTAGTGGACAGTCTGAAATAcatgttttcttattcttatgCATTCAATATTTTTGGCTCTCTATAATCACACAGCATTCTGTAGTTTGCAAGTAATTGTCCTTATAtgattaaatttaatttcataacaATACTGAACGTTAAGtgataatatttccattttaaaaataaagaaattgccactaggagaggggaagagagtacCCAGTGTCACTCATGGAACAGCTAAATGTCACCCTCAATCTGTTGATCCCGAGTTATGCAATATGGTTGGCCCCTGCTCagttatatgcatttatattcttAATCCTAAAATTTGAACATCTttctaattcatattttatttaataatgcatTATCCCCAGGTGTTCTCTTATTATTTAATGAGTATAGTTCATTTTCTCCTATTAAGCTAATGGAGGCCATTCCTAACTCTTGAGTTAGaatgttaaattaaataaatttaatgagtTTTCATTTAAAAGGCATAAAACTTGTGGCCTATTTATGTTCAAAAGAGTTATTAAAAAGTGGAATTATTAATATTCCCTGCTGTTATATGCCACAGGACAGTCCATTGAACAGTTCCTATAGATGCCACTCTTTCTAAACTGGGCAAAAGATGAATTGGTACAGGAAAAGGAAAGTATGTTCTGAGAGCAGGGAACTCTCTCTTTGCCCAATTCAAATCACACAGAACATAGGAAAAAGTAGAAACCTTTATTTTTTGTCATAGCCATAGTTGAGCCTTTACAGAATAGATTCTCCCTCTCTCCAACTGGCAGACCCTAACCCCCTTCAGTGATCTTGGTTTGAACAAATATCTGGATGATCTTCCTCCGTATCTCTTTGGTCTTCACCGTATAGACTATGGGGTTTAGAACAGGGGGTACAAGGAGGTAGGCATTAGCCATGAGGACATGAGTCAGTGGTGAAAGGTGCCTTCCAAAACGATGAATGACAGACACCCCAATGAGTGGCACATAGAAGATGAGCACAGCACAGGTGTGTGAAACACAGGTGTTGAGCGCCTTCAGCCGGCCCTCCCCTGAGGCAATTGCCATTACTGTTCTGAGTATGAACACGtaggagaggaggatggagagggagtcCAAACCCTTGGTGAAGATGACAGCAATGAGGCCATAGAGACTGTTGACATGGGTGCTGGCACAGGCAAGGCGCATGACATCTTGGTGGAGGCAGAAGGAGTGAGAAAGGAGGGTGGAGCCGTAGAAGGGGCGCCGCTTGATGAGGAAAGGCACAGGGAAGACCACGCAGACTGCCCTTGTCAAGATGACGGCCCCTGTTCTGCAGACCACACCATTGGTTAGGATGGCACTATACCTGAGGGGCTTCCAGATTGCCACAACCCGATCAAAGGCCATGGCCACCAGCACACCAGACTCAATGGCTGAGAAGGTATGGATGAAGTACATCTGAATGAGGCAGGCATCAAAATCAATGGACTTGTAGTTAAACCAAAATATGCCTAGCATAGAGGGCATAGTACACAAGGCAAGTCCCACGTCTGCCAATGCCAGCATACACAGAAAGTAGTACATGGGCACATGCAGGGACAAGTCAGACTTGATGGTAGAGATGATGACACCATTGCCAAAGAGGGCAATGACATATAGAGCACCCAGTGGGAATGCCATCCAGTGATGCTTTTGTTCGAGCCCTGGAATTCCAGCTAAGACAAGGTAAAGGTGTTGGAAGTGGGAGTGGTTATGATCTGCCATGACATCAATGTGACCTAGGCATGAGGAGGGGACTTGTGAGATCCTGATGGATGTCTTCCTAAAAATATAGTGACAAGGATTAGAATCTGACTTTCCTGGGAGTAGAGCCATTTTATCTTCACATGGGTGGGAGAGACTGTCAGAGAGGACTGAATCCCTGAAATTACTGCTCCAAGGAATATCTACTGGCCCAAAAGAAAAGACTCACCCAAGTCAGATAAGTCCCATATTCAATTTAAAGCACACACTGGAGTGCCAATGCATTGTTAGTAAAATGTATTGCTTCCcctgtcctcttctctctctttctaatcAATTCCTACAAGCTTTTGAGTTAGAGGCTGAGGACACAGTAACTAAGACAGAATTGATATAAAGTATAAATTGGTTGATTCCTCACAAAGGATGCCATGTCCACCCATCACACTGCTTTTGCCCGGAACTCTCATGAAGACAACAGATTGCTTATATAGGGCGGGGCTAGAAATGCCCAGGCCTTCTTTTAACCATAACCCTCCTTCATTTCCTCTGAGCCTGGATGTGGCCTCAGAATCATTCTCAACCCAGGAGCCTCAGACTGCCACTTCTAATCACGGGAAATGAAAGGTACTTGATGTGTCAAATCTAATGAAATCTTAGTAGAAGGGTAAGTAAGTTATATTTAGGAAAGCGACAACAGCAATTCTTTGTTTTAGACTAACGTATTTCGTCCAAAAGGAAGTGAAGTCCCCAAGGCTCACCCCAATCAGGATCATCTGGAAATTGGATTACTAAGGCACAGTGAGCATTCACAGTGCCTTGTTACACTCAGAGAGTCAGTATAGAGGCCCTAGTAGAGATCTGGAAGACATGCTCATATGACCAGAATCAGTAACTACACTTATTCCAAAGGGCCCCCTGAGGGACTCAATCAACTTTCTACATGAATGCCAATTCGAGGTAGAGCATACTGTCCTTGAGAAGCTCTCAAACCTTAAGACACTCCTCAGCTGCCTTCGTCAATTGATTAGAATCAAGTTGACTAAGAGGCAAGGGAGTGTTAGGAACATAGACTCCAGATCCACACGTCTTGTAATCGAATTCTAGCTTCCCCTGCTCCTCAGTCTAGCCGTATCTATGTAACACATGCACAACAGTGCCTACTCCATAGGAGCAGTGTGAGGAATATAACCGAGAGGCCTTAGTAAGCAAACGGCGTGCTTTTTTATTGTGAGCACTGGGAGCACATCCCCATGTTCTCAGTGCTGGTACTGggtttttcatttgcttctttcttgttttttgttttgtttctttgtctgttttggaTTTTTTGGCCAGCGTTTGTTGCAGTTGGTGGAAGTGAAAACTGATGGATTCTCTTCTATCAGCAAAGAATCACATTTGCTTTTACATCCcttataatttttgaattattcaCCCTCTGCTCTGCAAATATCGAGTGCCTCAGCCCCAGGCGATGTATACATCTCTGGCTGATGGATGCTTGTGTGGAATCACAAACATATCATAACTGTTTCTGAAATCTCCCAAAACATCCTCTTTCAAAGATTTCTGATTCAGATTTTCCCAGCCGTAGCCAGggcattttttctatttttataaagtattcatttctttccattgctCTTATGTAAGATAGTTAGCTGTTGGTTCAAAAGACTCTGGCCTTTTAGGCAGCATCCATTTTCTGCCCTCCCAGTaaacttttgttttagttttttgtttgttttagtgagttttgagaaagaaaatgtttattaagtttTTCAAGTGATTGTAATGGAgtggaaatgagagaaaattttaagaggtaaacaaatgaaagagggggaaagaaaataaagtggggagagaaggagagaaaaggaataaaaagagaataacaTAAATTCCAAGAATAGCAGAAGTAAAAGCTGACCTATTTCACATTTTACTAACAAAGACATCGAAGCCTAGCTAAAGAAAATGACTTGCCCTGAGTCAAAAACCTAGTTAGTAGGAAAAcagatgagaagagaggagaaaggaaaattattactAAGTGCACTGGGAGCATGAGGGTTCAATTAGAGGAGACAAAGTCAAAATTACATCTCCTGGCCAAGATGCTTATTCGCTAATACATGTCCTTAAATTTTGTTCTTCATCAGTATTGCCCAGAATCTAGAAAACAGGTAAAGTTCAAATCTATCCCCTGAAGATTAGGCTCTTAGATCCCAAGTTCTTCTTTTGAAAGTTTCACCTAGTCCTGATCCTCTGCTGTCCATACTGCCACATTTATGGAAAAACAAACTGtgtaaagtgttttatttctgccCCATAGGCTTCCACAAGCTATATGACCTCATTATAGATCCCAAGTTGAAGGAGAGGGGaacaattaaacaaaattataaaatttctctaCTATGTGAAGACATATGATAGGCAGGCAGGACCtaaggagacaggaagaaaagccTTCCTGACCTAGAGAGTAATTGTGACCACCCTTCACCTGATGGTAGAGCCATAAATTCCCTTCTCAAGAGGAAAATCCCCAAACTCCAATCATTCTAGGGttctagatgaaaaaaatttttaagtccaATATCTTACTGATACAGAAACATTCATGCAGTATTCTATAGATGACATTTCTGCCTATTAGTTCCAGTGACTGGGAGTTCCCTAATTTCTAAGGTGATGCACTCAGCACAAAGTATCAGACACCTGCCCACCTCTTAGAAAAAGGTGACTTACTAACCAAGAGTTTAAAGAAGTCTTTGCATCTTTCCCTTAAAGCCAGCACAAATGAGAAACTAGGCAAGAATGCAAGGAATGAAGTGCTTGGGTtggagaataaaagacaaaagagagatAAGGGGACACAAAAAGAAGTGGTTGGGGGACCATCTGAAACTTTAGTAATGATATCTTAAGATATTCTGTTGATAAGGCAGTTGTATCCTCTGATTTTGCTCTCAAACTTACCTTGTTGCTCAGAGTATCCCTAGCTGGAAGACGGTTCTCTAGCAGCCTGAGGCTTACTGGGCAAAACCATTAGTTACATGAGGACTTTAATTTCCCGAGCTGCCCCAAAACTCCTCCCCTACCATACCAAGGAGAGTTTCACAGATCAGTGAACAGGCTTATTCCCTGGAGCTTCCAAGATTGAGGAGGTCTCTCCAGGGCTGAAAAATCACCTCCTAGATTCTCATGTCTGGGAATTAAGATAGTATTGGGGAGGCTAgtaggaaaatgtgtgtgtgtgtgtgtgtgaaggttgGGGGGTTTCAAAGGCTGGTCAGTACCCAATCACACTCTGTTAGGGCCATCTTAGCCATCTCACTCTTTCCATGCCCTGAAATGAATGAcagttgcctttatttttttcaaaacacagcaaaagtaagaaaaatattccaaagaaaGGTGACTCCATGGTTTTCCCATTCAAAAGAGATTCTAAAATTGAAATGATTCTCTAATGAATAAAGTTTTCCTGATATTTCACctgtgtattttcagttttcagtatCAACTTAATAAGTCTAATCGTGCTCTGTGCAAAAGGAAGGCAAGAGGCTCTTGAGGGAGCCATTAATAAACAGAAAGGACAACAAATTTTCCACAATATCCAATTATCATCTGCAGATAATTCTACTGTCCCTACTTGCcctctgaataataataatagcatcaTCAGTAGCAGTAACATTAATAATAGCAGTAGTAACATCTAGTATAATATCTGAGCATTATCAGTCATACGTTTGCTTTATACATCACCATCATGCCTTCAACATTCCTGTGACGTGGATATGGTATTATCATCCTTATCAttccaaagagaaaagaggatcACACTGGGGACTGACCCAGATCCTTGACATAATTGTAATTATTTAGCTGTAGAAATTACTCAGGATAGAAATAACAGAGCAGGGGCTCCTCACTGCCCCAGGTGTGTTCTGGACTTCCTGATGTTGACAGCTGATTTATAATATGATAtcattttaggtgtacagcatagtgactcagaaTTTTTGCTGATTAAGCTCCATTAAAAGTCATTACAAGATAATGactataattctctgtgctatacaataaatatatccttgttgcttacctctTAGATGCTTCTTGAACTATACCCACACTTACCCTTTTCTTCTCAGCCTTTCAGTAAATTGCCTTTTCCCAAG
This Camelus ferus isolate YT-003-E chromosome 10, BCGSAC_Cfer_1.0, whole genome shotgun sequence DNA region includes the following protein-coding sequences:
- the LOC102505363 gene encoding olfactory receptor 51H1; this translates as MADHNHSHFQHLYLVLAGIPGLEQKHHWMAFPLGALYVIALFGNGVIISTIKSDLSLHVPMYYFLCMLALADVGLALCTMPSMLGIFWFNYKSIDFDACLIQMYFIHTFSAIESGVLVAMAFDRVVAIWKPLRYSAILTNGVVCRTGAVILTRAVCVVFPVPFLIKRRPFYGSTLLSHSFCLHQDVMRLACASTHVNSLYGLIAVIFTKGLDSLSILLSYVFILRTVMAIASGEGRLKALNTCVSHTCAVLIFYVPLIGVSVIHRFGRHLSPLTHVLMANAYLLVPPVLNPIVYTVKTKEIRRKIIQIFVQTKITEGG